Within Thiohalospira halophila DSM 15071, the genomic segment CGAGATCGCCCAGGAGTACCAGGTTCACCCGACCCAGATCAGCCAGTGGAAGCGGCAGTTGCTCGACGGCCTGCCGGACCTGTTCGAGGCCGGGCAGAGCCGCAAGGAGCCGACCACCGAGGAGGTGACGGCACC encodes:
- a CDS encoding helix-turn-helix domain-containing protein; translated protein: MSRGRGKRLSADLKARVALEAAKGHKTASEIAQEYQVHPTQISQWKRQLLDGLPDLFEAGQSRKEPTTEEVTAP